The sequence ACCAGGTGGTCAAAGTCCGGTGAAGCGAAAGGGGCGGAGCCGAAGCCCCGCCCCTCCGATGGCGTGAAACCGTCGCCGCTGCCCGTCAGACCGCCGCGACGGGGGTCGTGGCGGCAGGAGCCGCGGCGGCGGTCCCGTTCTGGCGCTCACGGTGCTCCAGCGCCTGCCGGTACAGCCGCCCGGCGCGGTACGAGGAGCGGACCAGCGGTCCGGACATGACCCCGGCGAAGCCGAGCTCCTCGGCCTCCTGCTGCAGCTCGACGAACTCGTGCGGCTTGACCCACCGCTCCACCGGGTGGTGGCGCAGCGACGGCCGCAGGTACTGGGTGATGGTGATCAGCTCGCAGCCGGCCCCGACCAGGTCGGCCAGCGCCTGGCTGACCTCCTCGCGGGTCTCGCCCATGCCCAGGATCAGGTTGGACTTGGTGACCAGCCCGGCCTCGCGCGCCTGGGTGATGACGTTCAGCGAGCGCTCGTAGCGGAACGCCGGGCGGATCCGCTTGAAGATCCGCGGCACGGTCTCGACGTTGTGCGCCAGCACCTCGGGGCGGGAGGAGAAGACCTCGGCCAGCTGCTCCGGCACCGCGTTGAAGTCCGGGATCAGCAGCTCGACGCCGGTGCGTCCGGCCTCGCGGGAGGCGGTCATCGCGTGCACCTGGCGCACGGTCTCCGCGTACAGCCAGGCGCCGCCGTCCGGCAGGTCGTCGCGGGCGACGCCGGTGATGGTGGCGTAGTTGAGGTCCATGGTGACGATGGACTCGGCGACGCGGCGGGGCTCGTCCCGGTCGAAGTCGGCGGGCTTGCCGGTGTCGATCTGGCAGAAGTCGCAGCGGCGGGTGCACTGGTCGCCGCCGATGAGGAAGGTCGCCTCGCGGTCCTCCCAGCACTCGAAGATGTTGGGGCAGCCGGCCTCCTGGCAGACCGTGTGCAGCCCCTCCTTCTTCACCAGCGACTGGAGGGCGTTGTACTCCGGCCCCATCTTCGCGCGGGTCTTGATCCACTCGGGCTTCCGCTCGATGGGGGTCTCGCTGTTGCGGACCTCCAGGCGGAGCAGCTTCCTGCCGTCGGGCGCGACAGCGGACACGTGCGACTCCTAGAACTAGACGGGGTACCCCCAGGGTACGCCTGTGCTTGTACGGCCTTCGCCGGGGCGGTGACCCCGCAATCGCAGGGCAACAGGGCTACCGGCAAGTAGATTCCCGGGCGCGAGCGCGCGGACGCGCGAACGCGCCGAACCGGACATCCGGACCCGGGATCCGGCCCGGCGTCCGGGCTCAGCGCCCGGCCACCGGCTCCGGCAGCTCGGCGAGCACCTCGGCGAGGTGCTTCTCGACCAGCGGCAGCGCCTCGGCGACCGGCAGGGCCCGCCCGAGCTCGCCGGCCAGCGACGCGACCCCGGCGTCCCGGATGCCGCAGGGCACGATCCGGTCGAACCAGGTCATGTCCGGGTCGCAGTTCAGCGCGAAGCCGTGCATGGTCACCCCGCGCGCGACCCGGACGCCGATCGCGGCCAGCTTGCGGTCGTCGCCGCGCTGGCCCGCGTTGGACGGCGCGTACTCCGGACCGGCCAGTCGGGGGTCGATGCCCAGCGGCAGGCCCATCCGCAGGGTGAGCCTGCCGATGTCCACGACCTGCGCGGGGTCCACCACCGCGTCCGGGATGTCCCCGCCCAGCACCCAGACACCGCTGCGGCCCTCGACCCGGGTGGTCTCCACGCCGAACGCGCCGCAGGCCCGGATCAGCGCCTCCTCCAGCCGCCGCACGTACGCGATCACGTCGATCGGGTCGGGCAGCTTCACGATCGGGTAGCCGACCAGCTGGCCGGGGCCGTGCCAGGTGATCTCGCCGCCCCGGTTCACCTCGACCACCGGGGTGCCGTCCAGCGGCAGGTCCGCCGGATTGGTGCGCTTGCCCATGGTGTACACGGGCTGGTGCTCCAGCAGCAGCACCGTGTCGGGGATCTCGTCGGCGACCCGGAGGGCGTGCAGCCGCTGCTGCTCCTCCCAGGCCTCCTGGTACGGGACGGCACCCTCGCCGATGCCCATCCGGACGAACCGAACGTTCTCGCTCACCGCTGCTGCTCCTTGCCAGGCGTTCGAGACCAACCTCGCCACTGTACGCCCCGGCCCGTACGGACCGTCCAGGTCCCCGCTCAGGCCCCGGAGAGCAGCTGGAGCCGCAGGGCCAGCTGGAGTTCCAGCGAGCGCTCGGGACCGTTCCAGTCCCCGCCCAGCAGCACCTCGACCCGGTCCAGCCGCTGGACGACGGTGTTCACATGGACGTGCAGCTCGTCCTTCGCCCGGGTGAGGCTGCCGCCGCAGTCGAAGTACGCGCGCAGGGTGCGGACCAGTTCGGTGCCGCGCCGGGCGTCGTAGTCCAGCAGCGGCCCCAGCGTCGCGGCGACGAATCCGGAGACGTCGTGGCCGTCGCCGAGCAGCACCCCGAGGAAACCGAGCGACCCCGCGGAGGCGCCCTCCCCGTCCCGGCCGAGCACCCGCAGCGCCCGGACGCAGCGCAGCCCCTCGGCGTACGCGGTGGCCAGCGCGACCGGCCCGGCGGCGGGGCGGCCGGCGCCCACCGTGACCGGGAAGCCCGCCAGCCGGGCCAGCCGCTCGGCGGCCTGTTCCGCCGCCCGCTGGGCGACGTCCCCGGCCGCGGCCCGGCCTGCCGTCGCCGCCCCGAGCGACGCCCCGGCCTCCCGCGACGCCCCGGCCTCCCGCGACGCCCCGGGCTCCCGCGACGCCCCGACGTCGGCCGCGGTCCCGTCCCCGGCCCCGCCGCCACTCCCGTCCGGCACCAGCAGCACCACCGCCTCGCCGTGCTCGGCACTGATGCCCCGCGCGCCGAACAGGTACCGCCCTGCCGCCCCCGCCAGCCGCGAGCGAACGGCACCCGCACCCGCACCCGCACCCCCGCCGGCCCCGCCGCGACCCGGCTCGGCGACCAGCACCAGGTGCGGCCGGCCGAGATCGATTCCCAGTCGGCGCCCCCGCGCGGTCAGCCCGGCCGGATCCCGGTCGGGAGCGGTGAGCAGGTCGGCCAGCAGCTCGCCGCGGACCCGGTTCTCCGTCTCGGCGACCGACCGCCGCAGCAGCAGGAGCAGCGCGGTCACCACCCCGGCCCGTTCGAACAGCCTGCGGTCGGCGTCGTCGAGGTCCGGCCTGCCGCGCAGCACCAGCGTGCCGAGCTGCTCCTGCCCGGCCAGCACGGCGCACACCCACGCCCCGCCGTGGCGCACCGCCCGCCCCTCGGCCCGGGACGCCGCCGCCGCCTCGG comes from Streptomyces sp. TLI_053 and encodes:
- the lipB gene encoding lipoyl(octanoyl) transferase LipB yields the protein MSENVRFVRMGIGEGAVPYQEAWEEQQRLHALRVADEIPDTVLLLEHQPVYTMGKRTNPADLPLDGTPVVEVNRGGEITWHGPGQLVGYPIVKLPDPIDVIAYVRRLEEALIRACGAFGVETTRVEGRSGVWVLGGDIPDAVVDPAQVVDIGRLTLRMGLPLGIDPRLAGPEYAPSNAGQRGDDRKLAAIGVRVARGVTMHGFALNCDPDMTWFDRIVPCGIRDAGVASLAGELGRALPVAEALPLVEKHLAEVLAELPEPVAGR
- a CDS encoding GAF domain-containing protein; this encodes MNDLHAGSAPALRRLLDLLASGAATEDFADVLADARRRGAPADVLGEIDDATWQALRVHRTLRQHRRREAELTALFDTAGDLAASRDLDAVLQAIVRRARMLLGTDTAYLTLPDEAAGDTYMRVTDGSVSVLFQTLRLSLGDGLGGLVAQSARPYATPDYRSDDRFHHTDVIDAGVVDEGLVAIIGVPLLLGGRVIGVLFAADRSPRAFSPDEVALLCTLAAHAAIALDTAKALADTRAALAELNSANELIRAHSAAVQRAQRGHDRLTDLVLRGAEVPDVAAAVAALLGGGIAVLDAEGEPLAGRAAAPGAGPAEAAAASRAEGRAVRHGGAWVCAVLAGQEQLGTLVLRGRPDLDDADRRLFERAGVVTALLLLLRRSVAETENRVRGELLADLLTAPDRDPAGLTARGRRLGIDLGRPHLVLVAEPGRGGAGGGAGAGAGAVRSRLAGAAGRYLFGARGISAEHGEAVVLLVPDGSGGGAGDGTAADVGASREPGASREAGASREAGASLGAATAGRAAAGDVAQRAAEQAAERLARLAGFPVTVGAGRPAAGPVALATAYAEGLRCVRALRVLGRDGEGASAGSLGFLGVLLGDGHDVSGFVAATLGPLLDYDARRGTELVRTLRAYFDCGGSLTRAKDELHVHVNTVVQRLDRVEVLLGGDWNGPERSLELQLALRLQLLSGA
- the lipA gene encoding lipoyl synthase, whose amino-acid sequence is MSAVAPDGRKLLRLEVRNSETPIERKPEWIKTRAKMGPEYNALQSLVKKEGLHTVCQEAGCPNIFECWEDREATFLIGGDQCTRRCDFCQIDTGKPADFDRDEPRRVAESIVTMDLNYATITGVARDDLPDGGAWLYAETVRQVHAMTASREAGRTGVELLIPDFNAVPEQLAEVFSSRPEVLAHNVETVPRIFKRIRPAFRYERSLNVITQAREAGLVTKSNLILGMGETREEVSQALADLVGAGCELITITQYLRPSLRHHPVERWVKPHEFVELQQEAEELGFAGVMSGPLVRSSYRAGRLYRQALEHRERQNGTAAAAPAATTPVAAV